One region of Cobetia sp. cqz5-12 genomic DNA includes:
- a CDS encoding 50S ribosomal protein L25/general stress protein Ctc, whose translation MKLFKLNAEVREDLGKGASRRLRRTNDFVPAIIYGADQAPTPVMIDKPSLYKAVDDEAFYSSIITLNVAGKTEKVVIRDLQRHPFKPLLTHVDFLRIDPTHKLTMNVPLHITGQEACVGVKDQDGVLHVLATDVEISCLPAALPEYLELDVSKLEVGHTLHLSDIALPEGAESVALSHGADHDTAVVNVTRPNISADAEDAAEGEEAPAAE comes from the coding sequence ATGAAACTGTTCAAACTGAATGCTGAAGTTCGTGAAGACCTGGGGAAAGGTGCGAGCCGCCGCCTGCGTCGTACGAACGACTTCGTGCCGGCCATCATCTACGGTGCCGACCAGGCCCCGACTCCGGTCATGATCGACAAGCCGAGCCTGTACAAGGCGGTTGACGATGAGGCGTTCTACTCCTCCATCATCACCCTGAATGTTGCGGGCAAGACCGAGAAAGTCGTCATCCGTGACCTGCAGCGTCACCCGTTCAAGCCGCTGCTGACTCACGTCGACTTCCTGCGCATCGATCCGACCCACAAACTGACCATGAACGTGCCGCTGCACATCACTGGTCAGGAAGCCTGTGTCGGTGTCAAGGACCAGGACGGCGTCCTGCACGTCCTGGCGACTGACGTCGAAATCAGCTGCCTGCCGGCCGCCCTGCCGGAATACCTGGAGCTGGACGTGTCCAAGCTGGAAGTTGGCCACACCCTGCACCTGTCCGACATCGCTCTGCCGGAAGGCGCCGAGTCCGTTGCCCTGTCCCACGGTGCCGATCACGACACCGCTGTGGTCAACGTCACTCGTCCGAACATCTCTGCTGACGCAGAAGATGCTGCTGAAGGCGAAGAAGCACCTGCTGCAGAATAA
- a CDS encoding carboxy terminal-processing peptidase yields MSLFANVRRTAFVALCLAMAGPASAAVTPTDADAQAAREVAESLRYGHYEDVTLDDHWANRAFTQYLKTLDPQKAYLLDADISEFSDLRHDFDDAMVDGDLERIYGLYERYQQRLTARLTWLVKTLDAKPSFDFDKDDRLALDRKDSPWADSEQELDELWRKRLKNAWLSMSLSDKSDDEIAKTLSERYSNQLKRIKQTNDEDILTLVMHAVTGSIDPHSEYFSPRQGESFDIQMKLSLDGIGALLQSEGEYVKVSSLVPGGPAEKDGELKPADRIVAVGQGQGDSEWTNVVGMRLDDVVDLIRGPKGSVVRLEVIPAQSLDVTKTRELDITRDTVKLEDQAANAKVIDVKRDDGVHRIGVIHVPAFYVDFDAWQAGEDDYRSTTRDVARLIDELKAKQVEGIILDLRNNGGGALQEANSMIGLFIDRGPTVQVRDARGRISLYGDTDAGTHYDGPLTVLVNRLSASASEIFAGAIQDYGRGPILGSQTFGKGTVQTISSLSEGEIKLTRAKFYRISGDSTQNKGVKPDIAFPSVIDPQEIGESSLDYALPWDQVRPVKYRRYGDPARYLAALRARHQSRVEQEPNFSYLKSEVALSKALRAQQTSISLNREQRKREMDAQEAEQLALENKRRRALNLEPLASFAELDAASDHISSPESDLEQEADLEEGSSDKEAKDPIDQAQLQESAEILLDYAHLTGDR; encoded by the coding sequence ATGAGCCTGTTCGCAAACGTCCGGCGCACGGCATTCGTTGCCCTGTGTCTTGCCATGGCCGGCCCTGCCAGTGCCGCGGTCACCCCTACTGACGCCGATGCACAGGCTGCTCGCGAAGTTGCCGAGTCTTTGCGCTATGGGCATTACGAAGATGTGACCCTGGATGACCACTGGGCCAACCGCGCCTTTACGCAATACCTCAAGACTCTCGACCCCCAGAAAGCCTATCTGCTGGATGCGGACATCAGCGAGTTCAGCGACCTGCGTCACGATTTCGACGACGCCATGGTCGATGGTGATCTCGAACGCATCTATGGCCTCTACGAGCGCTATCAGCAGCGCCTTACCGCACGCCTCACCTGGCTGGTGAAGACGCTGGACGCCAAGCCGAGCTTCGATTTCGACAAGGATGATCGCCTGGCGCTGGACCGCAAGGACAGCCCGTGGGCCGACAGCGAGCAGGAGCTCGACGAGCTGTGGCGCAAGCGCCTCAAGAACGCCTGGCTGTCGATGTCGCTGTCCGACAAGAGCGATGACGAGATCGCCAAGACGCTCAGCGAGCGCTATTCCAACCAGCTCAAGCGCATCAAGCAGACCAACGATGAGGATATCCTGACGCTGGTGATGCATGCCGTGACCGGCAGCATCGACCCGCACAGCGAATACTTCTCGCCGCGCCAGGGCGAATCCTTCGATATCCAGATGAAGCTGTCACTGGACGGCATCGGCGCCCTGCTGCAATCCGAAGGCGAATACGTCAAGGTCTCGAGCCTCGTACCCGGCGGCCCTGCCGAGAAGGATGGCGAGCTCAAGCCGGCCGATCGCATCGTGGCCGTCGGCCAGGGTCAGGGCGACAGCGAGTGGACCAACGTGGTCGGCATGCGCCTGGATGACGTCGTGGACCTGATCCGCGGCCCGAAGGGCTCCGTCGTGCGCCTGGAAGTGATTCCGGCCCAGTCGCTGGATGTCACCAAGACGCGTGAACTGGATATCACCCGCGACACCGTCAAGCTTGAGGACCAGGCCGCCAATGCCAAGGTCATCGACGTCAAGCGCGATGACGGCGTCCACAGGATCGGTGTCATTCACGTGCCCGCCTTCTATGTCGACTTCGATGCCTGGCAGGCCGGTGAAGACGACTATCGCAGCACCACCCGCGACGTGGCGCGCCTGATCGACGAACTGAAGGCCAAGCAGGTGGAAGGCATCATTCTCGATCTGCGCAACAACGGTGGCGGTGCCCTGCAGGAAGCCAACTCGATGATCGGCCTGTTCATCGATCGCGGCCCCACCGTGCAGGTGCGCGACGCACGCGGCCGTATCAGCCTCTACGGCGATACCGATGCCGGCACCCACTATGACGGCCCGCTGACCGTGCTGGTCAACCGCCTCTCGGCCTCGGCATCCGAAATCTTCGCCGGCGCGATCCAGGACTACGGCCGCGGCCCGATTCTCGGCAGCCAGACCTTCGGCAAGGGGACGGTGCAGACCATCTCCTCGCTGAGCGAAGGCGAGATCAAGCTGACCCGCGCCAAGTTCTATCGCATCTCCGGCGACTCGACCCAGAACAAGGGCGTCAAGCCGGACATCGCCTTCCCAAGCGTCATCGACCCGCAGGAGATCGGCGAATCCAGCCTCGACTACGCACTGCCCTGGGATCAGGTACGCCCGGTGAAGTATCGCCGCTACGGTGATCCGGCACGCTATCTAGCCGCATTGCGCGCCCGCCATCAGAGCCGCGTCGAGCAAGAGCCCAACTTCAGCTATCTGAAGAGCGAAGTCGCGCTGTCAAAGGCACTGCGCGCGCAGCAGACCAGCATCAGCCTCAATCGTGAGCAGCGCAAACGCGAGATGGATGCCCAGGAAGCCGAGCAGCTGGCACTGGAAAACAAGCGCCGTCGCGCACTCAATCTCGAGCCACTGGCAAGCTTTGCCGAACTCGATGCTGCCAGCGACCATATCTCTTCTCCAGAGAGCGACCTGGAGCAGGAAGCCGATCTCGAAGAAGGCAGCAGCGACAAGGAAGCCAAGGACCCGATCGATCAGGCCCAGCTTCAGGAAAGTGCCGAGATCCTGCTCGACTACGCCCACCTCACCGGGGATCGCTAG
- a CDS encoding M18 family aminopeptidase gives MTHAIADSRVPALLDFLSSSPTPWHATASMAQRLEQAGYRRLSETSSWQLAPGERAYVTRNDSSLIAFQLPKGDTSLSSLRMIGAHTDSPCLRLKPNPAQASQGWLTLGVETYGGVLLSTWFDRDLGLAGRVQVRHADGRREALLLTVMRPFACVPSLAIHLDRDVNNGRAINAQTQMSAVVMQLGDEAGTPAKVFNALLTDLIEEQHGVRVADIVDFELGLHDLQPAAQSGLKGELITSARLDNLLSCFVGLEALLEADGSQGSLFVATDHEEVGSASACGAQGPFLADVLKRINHYVGLDSEEGYQCLVQRSLMISCDNAHAVHPNFADKHDAGHGPKLNAGPVIKVNANQRYATNSTTAGLFRELCREQDVPVQTFVSRADMGCGSTIGPITASEVGVPTLDVGLPQWGMHSIRETSGSADVAMLIKVLVAFCNREQLD, from the coding sequence ATGACTCATGCGATTGCGGATTCCCGCGTTCCTGCACTGCTCGACTTCCTGTCTTCTTCTCCCACGCCGTGGCATGCGACGGCTTCCATGGCGCAGCGTCTTGAACAGGCGGGCTATCGCCGCCTCAGCGAGACGTCTTCCTGGCAGTTGGCGCCCGGTGAGCGCGCCTATGTCACGCGCAATGATTCCTCATTGATCGCCTTTCAGCTCCCGAAAGGTGATACGTCGCTGAGCTCGCTTCGGATGATCGGGGCGCACACCGATTCGCCCTGTCTGCGCCTGAAGCCCAATCCGGCACAGGCCAGTCAGGGCTGGTTGACGCTGGGCGTCGAGACCTATGGCGGCGTGCTGCTGAGCACCTGGTTCGATCGCGATCTGGGGCTTGCGGGCCGTGTCCAGGTGCGGCATGCGGACGGTCGTCGCGAGGCGCTGCTGCTGACGGTCATGCGCCCATTTGCCTGTGTGCCGAGCCTGGCGATCCATCTGGATCGTGACGTCAACAACGGGCGTGCCATCAATGCCCAGACCCAGATGTCTGCCGTGGTCATGCAGCTGGGGGACGAGGCCGGTACGCCCGCAAAGGTCTTCAATGCGCTGTTGACCGATCTGATCGAGGAGCAGCACGGCGTGCGGGTCGCGGATATCGTCGACTTCGAGCTGGGGTTGCATGATCTGCAGCCGGCGGCGCAGTCGGGGCTGAAAGGTGAGTTGATCACCAGTGCGCGCCTCGACAATCTGCTGTCCTGCTTCGTCGGTCTCGAGGCGCTGCTGGAGGCCGATGGCAGCCAGGGCTCGCTGTTCGTTGCCACTGATCACGAGGAAGTCGGCAGTGCCAGTGCCTGCGGTGCCCAGGGCCCCTTCCTGGCCGATGTGCTCAAGCGCATCAATCACTACGTCGGCTTGGACAGCGAAGAAGGCTATCAGTGCCTCGTACAGCGCTCCTTGATGATTTCTTGCGATAATGCCCACGCCGTGCACCCCAATTTTGCGGACAAGCATGATGCGGGGCATGGGCCGAAGTTGAATGCCGGCCCGGTCATCAAGGTCAATGCCAATCAGCGTTACGCCACCAACAGCACCACGGCCGGACTGTTCCGTGAGCTGTGTCGTGAGCAGGATGTGCCGGTGCAGACTTTCGTCAGTCGCGCCGACATGGGCTGTGGCAGCACCATCGGGCCGATCACCGCCAGCGAGGTGGGGGTGCCGACTCTGGATGTCGGGCTGCCGCAATGGGGCATGCACTCGATTCGTGAGACGTCCGGCAGTGCCGATGTTGCCATGCTGATCAAGGTGCTGGTGGCATTCTGCAATCGTGAGCAGCTGGACTGA
- the ychF gene encoding redox-regulated ATPase YchF, translating into MGFNCGIVGLPNVGKSTLFNALTKSGIDAENFPFCTIEPNTGIVPMPDPRLNALAEIVKPEKVIPTTMEFVDIAGLVAGASKGEGLGNKFLANIRETDAIAHVVRCFEDDNVIHVANHVDPAADIETINIELALADLDSVERSIQRLARVAKGGDKEAIATKAVLERIQPHLAEGQPLRSFGLSDDDLKIVRGFGFLTLKPTMYIANVSEEGFENNPYLDIVRGIAANEGASVVPVCNKIEAEIAELDEEEREMFLDELGMEEPGLDRVIRAGYELLGLQTYFTAGVKEVRAWTVKIGATAPEGAGVIHTDFQKGFIRAEVISYDDFIAYKGEQGAKDAGKWRLEGKDYILKDGDVVHYRFNV; encoded by the coding sequence ATGGGTTTCAATTGCGGCATCGTCGGCCTGCCGAACGTCGGCAAGTCCACTCTCTTCAATGCACTGACCAAGTCTGGCATTGACGCCGAGAACTTCCCCTTCTGCACCATCGAGCCGAACACCGGCATCGTGCCGATGCCTGACCCTCGCCTGAACGCGCTGGCCGAGATCGTCAAGCCGGAGAAGGTGATCCCGACCACCATGGAATTCGTCGACATCGCGGGTCTGGTCGCGGGCGCTTCCAAGGGCGAAGGTCTGGGCAACAAGTTCCTGGCCAACATCCGCGAGACCGATGCCATCGCACACGTGGTGCGCTGCTTTGAGGATGACAATGTCATCCACGTCGCCAACCACGTCGATCCGGCCGCCGACATTGAAACCATCAACATCGAGCTGGCCCTGGCCGACCTCGACAGCGTCGAGCGCAGCATCCAGCGCCTGGCACGTGTCGCCAAGGGTGGCGACAAGGAAGCCATCGCCACCAAGGCCGTACTGGAGCGTATCCAGCCGCACCTGGCCGAAGGCCAGCCGCTGCGCAGCTTCGGCCTCAGCGATGACGACCTCAAGATCGTGCGTGGCTTCGGCTTCCTGACCCTCAAGCCGACCATGTACATCGCCAACGTCAGCGAGGAGGGCTTCGAGAACAATCCCTACCTCGATATCGTGCGTGGCATCGCTGCCAATGAAGGCGCCAGCGTCGTGCCGGTGTGCAACAAGATCGAAGCCGAGATCGCCGAGCTGGACGAGGAAGAGCGCGAGATGTTCCTCGACGAGCTGGGCATGGAAGAGCCGGGCCTGGATCGCGTCATCCGTGCCGGTTACGAGCTGCTGGGCCTGCAGACCTACTTCACCGCTGGCGTGAAGGAAGTGCGTGCCTGGACCGTCAAGATCGGCGCTACCGCACCGGAAGGCGCCGGCGTCATCCACACCGACTTCCAGAAAGGCTTCATTCGCGCCGAAGTCATCTCCTATGACGACTTCATCGCCTACAAGGGCGAGCAAGGTGCCAAGGATGCCGGGAAGTGGCGCCTGGAAGGCAAGGACTACATCCTCAAGGATGGCGACGTGGTGCACTATCGCTTCAATGTCTGA
- the pth gene encoding aminoacyl-tRNA hydrolase produces MSRVKAIIGLGNPGSEYEDTRHNAGVWLLDALARHGHTTLRPERKFHGQYAKVHFAGQDLHLLFPSTFMNRSGQAVAALCNFYKLAPDELLVAHDELDIDPGTARYKQGGGHGGHNGLRDIISALGNDKSFHRARIGIGHPGNAKLVTNFVLGRPGKAERQSIDDAIDEVVMTLPDAISGEWARAMNRLHSFKS; encoded by the coding sequence ATGTCACGAGTGAAAGCGATCATCGGCCTCGGTAACCCGGGGAGCGAATACGAAGACACCCGTCACAATGCCGGCGTCTGGCTCCTTGACGCTCTTGCGCGCCACGGTCACACCACGTTGCGTCCGGAACGCAAGTTCCATGGCCAATACGCGAAGGTCCACTTCGCCGGTCAGGATCTGCATTTGCTGTTCCCATCGACGTTCATGAATCGCAGCGGTCAGGCCGTGGCCGCATTGTGCAACTTCTACAAGCTCGCCCCGGATGAACTGCTCGTCGCCCACGATGAGCTGGACATCGACCCCGGCACCGCCCGCTACAAGCAGGGTGGCGGCCATGGTGGTCACAACGGATTGCGCGACATCATCAGCGCACTGGGCAACGACAAATCGTTCCATCGTGCCCGCATCGGCATCGGCCACCCCGGCAATGCCAAGCTGGTGACCAACTTCGTGCTCGGACGTCCCGGCAAGGCTGAACGCCAGTCCATCGACGACGCCATCGACGAAGTGGTGATGACCCTCCCCGACGCCATCAGTGGCGAATGGGCGCGGGCCATGAATCGCCTGCATTCCTTCAAGAGCTGA
- a CDS encoding D-amino acid dehydrogenase produces the protein MQHHVTVIGGGVIGLASAHALVRAGHCVTLIDAHAEVASETSHANGGQLSYRYVAPLADDGVPRQAIKWLLAGNEAPLKLRPRLSSAQWRWMARFLAACNHRTHQASAAQMLSLALHSQQVMAEWRTRDVLDDFAWQQRGKLVIHREQATLDKAAAARVAPQDQQVLDARQCIALEPSLAHQQAHLSGGIFSASDETADCHAFCQALERKLQASGRYTRLANTRVAPLSAHNGRIAQLELRHLDGRRECLAVEEVVIAAGNHSSELVKPLGIRLPLQPLKGYSLTLALAADIPQAASPRISVTDSARKVVYADLESSASRRLRVAAMVDIGQRERDSFHPELDAQRIAALRKLASDTFPEAGDFAQATPWAGLRPSTPKGPPILGRPRQAGSPDNLWLNVGHGSLGFTLACASGDLIARAISREALPGTLTGELTETLGDAL, from the coding sequence ATGCAACACCACGTGACCGTCATCGGAGGCGGCGTGATCGGCCTCGCCAGTGCCCATGCCCTGGTGCGCGCCGGCCACTGCGTGACTCTGATCGATGCCCATGCCGAGGTCGCCAGCGAGACCAGCCACGCCAATGGCGGCCAGCTGAGCTATCGCTATGTGGCGCCACTGGCCGATGACGGCGTGCCCCGTCAGGCCATCAAGTGGTTGCTGGCAGGCAATGAAGCACCACTGAAACTGCGCCCGCGGCTTTCCTCCGCACAATGGCGCTGGATGGCCCGCTTTCTGGCCGCCTGCAATCACCGTACCCATCAGGCCAGCGCAGCGCAGATGCTCTCACTGGCGCTGCACAGCCAGCAGGTGATGGCAGAGTGGCGCACACGGGATGTCCTCGATGACTTCGCCTGGCAGCAGCGCGGCAAGCTGGTGATCCATCGTGAACAGGCGACGCTCGACAAGGCAGCCGCGGCGCGCGTCGCCCCACAGGACCAACAGGTACTTGATGCACGTCAATGCATCGCGCTGGAGCCCTCACTGGCCCACCAGCAAGCCCATCTGTCCGGTGGCATCTTCAGCGCCTCGGATGAGACGGCGGATTGCCATGCCTTCTGCCAGGCGCTGGAGCGCAAGCTGCAGGCCTCCGGGCGCTACACGCGCCTCGCCAACACGCGCGTTGCCCCGCTGAGCGCACACAATGGACGCATCGCGCAGCTCGAGCTCAGACACCTTGATGGCCGCCGAGAATGCCTTGCCGTCGAAGAGGTCGTCATCGCGGCCGGCAATCACTCAAGTGAGCTGGTGAAGCCATTGGGCATCCGCCTCCCCCTGCAACCCCTCAAGGGCTATAGCCTCACCTTGGCGCTGGCAGCGGACATTCCACAAGCAGCCTCCCCGCGTATCAGCGTCACCGACTCGGCACGCAAGGTGGTCTATGCCGATCTGGAGTCGTCGGCATCGCGCCGGCTGCGCGTCGCGGCGATGGTGGATATCGGTCAGCGGGAACGCGACAGCTTCCACCCCGAACTGGATGCGCAACGCATTGCCGCCCTGCGCAAGCTGGCCAGCGACACCTTCCCCGAAGCCGGCGATTTCGCGCAGGCTACCCCCTGGGCCGGGCTGCGCCCCAGCACGCCCAAGGGGCCGCCTATCCTTGGCCGCCCTCGGCAAGCGGGCAGCCCGGACAATCTGTGGCTCAACGTCGGCCATGGCAGTCTTGGCTTCACGCTGGCCTGCGCCAGTGGCGACCTCATCGCACGCGCCATCTCGCGAGAGGCTCTGCCTGGCACTCTCACTGGCGAACTCACCGAGACCCTCGGCGATGCTCTCTGA
- a CDS encoding LysR family transcriptional regulator has protein sequence MRLRDLEIFHAVLQAGSVTGAARLLHISQPAASKALQQVERQWGITLFTRSAGQLHPTEEARKLEAASQGMLGQLDDVRRLVDGLREGEARTLKVVATPAIAQQLLPQALGQWRRRQPRVSCELATQHTREIVDALLLHEVDIAFTLSAPTHPALMTRPLVRMPLLVLAPEGYWAQDCQQAPMTVAELAGQRLIALGAHDPLARRLDGLLARVAQEASSALPSSPRIVTRVQTYPLAAALVQAGEGLAVVDALTAHAAIRERGLSARQLPQAGELELSAVWRREAGRSRLAQSLADQLARQAAQWLEVPVFEA, from the coding sequence ATGCGGCTCAGGGATCTGGAGATCTTTCACGCCGTCCTGCAGGCCGGCAGCGTGACCGGTGCGGCGCGGTTGCTGCATATCTCCCAGCCGGCGGCGAGCAAGGCGTTGCAGCAGGTCGAGCGGCAGTGGGGCATTACACTGTTCACGCGCAGTGCAGGGCAGCTTCATCCTACCGAGGAGGCGCGCAAGCTGGAGGCGGCCAGCCAGGGAATGCTGGGGCAGCTGGACGATGTGAGGCGGCTGGTCGATGGCTTGCGTGAGGGCGAGGCACGCACGCTCAAGGTGGTGGCAACGCCTGCCATCGCCCAGCAATTGCTGCCGCAGGCGCTGGGGCAGTGGCGCCGGCGTCAGCCGCGAGTCAGCTGTGAGCTGGCGACCCAGCATACCCGCGAGATCGTCGATGCTCTGCTGCTGCATGAGGTCGATATCGCCTTCACGCTGAGTGCGCCGACGCATCCTGCGCTGATGACGCGCCCGCTGGTGCGCATGCCGCTCCTGGTGCTCGCGCCTGAGGGGTATTGGGCACAGGACTGTCAGCAAGCGCCGATGACGGTGGCGGAACTCGCCGGTCAGCGCCTGATCGCGCTGGGGGCGCACGACCCGCTGGCGCGGCGACTCGATGGTTTGCTGGCGCGCGTGGCGCAGGAAGCTTCAAGCGCTTTGCCATCTTCACCGCGCATCGTGACACGAGTGCAGACCTATCCACTGGCGGCGGCGCTGGTTCAGGCGGGGGAGGGGCTGGCGGTGGTCGATGCGCTCACGGCGCATGCCGCCATCAGGGAGCGTGGCTTGAGCGCGCGTCAGTTGCCCCAGGCGGGTGAGCTGGAGTTGAGCGCCGTGTGGCGACGCGAGGCGGGTCGCTCGCGGCTGGCGCAGTCGCTGGCAGACCAGCTCGCCAGACAGGCCGCGCAATGGCTGGAAGTGCCAGTGTTCGAAGCATGA